A region from the Variovorax sp. RKNM96 genome encodes:
- a CDS encoding DUF1579 family protein, whose product MRTTHAAGFLVALLAGTASLCAMAADPPPQSLPPMVQRAQPGAGQRALQPLAGTWKVEKSLFVAIGTPDKPARGEGMTTRREWIGDGRFLHDVTQGSFNGQPYFRAGFLGYNNMDQRYEWVTADNFTPTLMAYQARNGSGPSVSGQAIDMKGQFTDLGITGEANVGKNIPMRTVIRIESENRHVFEIYFTPPGGSEVLADRMVFTRVP is encoded by the coding sequence ATGCGCACCACCCACGCCGCCGGTTTCCTCGTCGCATTGCTCGCGGGCACTGCATCCCTTTGTGCGATGGCCGCCGACCCGCCTCCGCAATCACTGCCGCCCATGGTGCAGCGCGCGCAACCGGGCGCCGGGCAGCGCGCATTGCAACCGCTTGCCGGCACATGGAAGGTCGAGAAGAGCCTCTTCGTCGCCATCGGCACGCCCGACAAGCCCGCGCGCGGCGAGGGCATGACGACCCGGCGCGAGTGGATCGGCGACGGGCGCTTCCTGCATGACGTGACGCAGGGAAGCTTCAACGGCCAGCCGTACTTTCGCGCGGGCTTCCTCGGCTACAACAACATGGACCAGCGCTACGAGTGGGTGACGGCGGACAACTTCACGCCGACACTCATGGCCTACCAGGCGCGCAACGGCAGCGGGCCGAGCGTGAGCGGCCAGGCCATCGACATGAAGGGCCAGTTCACCGACCTCGGGATCACGGGCGAAGCGAACGTGGGCAAGAACATCCCGATGCGCACGGTGATTCGCATCGAGAGCGAGAACCGGCATGTGTTCGAGATCTACTTCACGCCGCCGGGCGGCAGCGAAGTGCTGGCGGACCGGATGGTGTTCACGCGCGTGCCGTGA
- a CDS encoding DUF5701 family protein produces MKAFEEQVERLVALGYPAMLGCTPGEFRERLDALRAHVPAEAPAMDVAEGTVGCLLVVHCAAAPADKTLPLVVRDGRPAIERLFPRTPDFFKPIPSLALPSGHAYLLLDVDRGNSSLNAVPKEAQERIAAEGRTPLTLEEGIALLTQYPEFLQPNRCFMMLGSRGDDKRVPALWLSNKQPKLGWCWEGNPHTWLGFATCGGRSPGVVVLAVPE; encoded by the coding sequence TTGAAAGCCTTCGAAGAACAAGTCGAGCGGTTGGTGGCACTCGGGTATCCGGCGATGCTCGGCTGCACACCCGGCGAATTCCGCGAGCGCCTCGATGCGTTGCGCGCCCATGTGCCCGCAGAGGCACCGGCAATGGACGTGGCAGAGGGGACCGTCGGTTGCCTGCTGGTCGTGCACTGCGCCGCGGCACCGGCGGACAAGACCTTGCCACTCGTCGTGCGCGACGGCCGTCCGGCGATCGAGCGGCTCTTTCCCCGCACGCCTGATTTCTTCAAGCCGATCCCGTCGCTGGCATTGCCGTCAGGGCACGCCTATCTGCTGCTCGATGTCGACCGGGGCAACAGCTCGCTCAATGCGGTGCCGAAAGAAGCGCAGGAGCGGATCGCGGCCGAAGGCAGGACCCCGCTCACGCTCGAAGAGGGCATCGCGTTGCTGACGCAGTACCCCGAGTTCCTGCAGCCCAACCGCTGCTTCATGATGCTGGGCTCGCGCGGCGACGACAAGCGCGTGCCGGCGCTCTGGCTCAGCAACAAGCAGCCGAAGCTGGGCTGGTGTTGGGAAGGCAACCCGCATACATGGCTCGGCTTCGCTACGTGCGGTGGCCGGTCGCCGGGAGTCGTTGTTCTGGCTGTTCCCGAATAG
- a CDS encoding ABC transporter substrate-binding protein, producing the protein MTTIDNAIRSALMPTGVLRASINLGNPILANWDADNNRARGVSVDLANELARRLGAELQPVVFDAAGKSVAAVTGEEADVGFFAVDPLRGEGLLFTAPYILIEGAYLVRDGSAIRANEEVDAEGVRIMVGKGSAYDLLLSRELRRAAIVRANTSPTVVDEFIAQEVEVAAGVRQQLAADAARLPGLRLLPGRFMVIQQAMGLPRSRGMEAANFLSGFVEEMKATGFVADAMARHGIEGALVAPAR; encoded by the coding sequence ATGACAACCATCGACAACGCCATCCGCTCGGCGCTCATGCCCACCGGCGTGCTGCGCGCATCGATCAATCTCGGCAACCCGATCCTTGCGAACTGGGACGCCGACAACAACCGGGCGCGGGGCGTCTCGGTCGACCTCGCGAACGAACTGGCCAGGCGTCTCGGCGCCGAACTGCAGCCCGTGGTGTTCGACGCCGCGGGCAAGTCGGTCGCGGCCGTGACCGGGGAAGAGGCGGACGTGGGGTTCTTCGCGGTCGATCCGCTGCGCGGCGAAGGCCTGCTGTTCACGGCGCCGTACATCCTGATCGAAGGGGCTTACCTCGTGCGCGACGGCTCGGCCATTCGGGCCAACGAAGAGGTCGATGCCGAAGGCGTGCGCATCATGGTCGGCAAGGGCAGTGCGTATGACCTGTTACTGAGCCGCGAGCTTCGGCGGGCCGCGATCGTGCGTGCGAACACATCGCCGACGGTGGTCGACGAATTCATTGCGCAGGAAGTCGAAGTTGCCGCAGGCGTGCGCCAGCAACTGGCCGCGGATGCGGCGCGGCTGCCGGGGCTGCGGCTGCTGCCGGGGCGATTCATGGTGATCCAGCAGGCGATGGGGCTGCCGCGCAGCCGGGGCATGGAGGCCGCGAATTTCCTGAGCGGCTTCGTGGAGGAAATGAAGGCGACGGGGTTCGTTGCCGATGCGATGGCGCGGCATGGCATCGAGGGAGCGCTGGTCGCGCCCGCCAGATAG
- a CDS encoding Ldh family oxidoreductase, giving the protein MNSITAEKITLSESELMALGTKAFTGLGLEENDARDVARILVTADLFGLSTHGLSRIESYGERLAVKGIKARPLITVEQVAPALVRVDGDNGVGPLVGMRALEAAMATAKQTGVGVAFARGSNHFGPVSPYSLIAAEAGFASIIGSNATTTIAPWGGSDARLGNSPVGFGVPNPGGRPFMLDMAISVVARAKIRNALKRGEAIPDTWATDKAGRATTDPAAALDGFLLPIGGHKGYGLALIVDMFAGLLSGAAYLTHVKSWVDAPDEPQNLGHFFILIDTQRLGSNAWLAERMNDFAAILHDSPPADAARPVLVPGEIELDNLARHRRDGLALDPAVRALLEQHAANA; this is encoded by the coding sequence ATGAACAGCATCACCGCAGAAAAAATCACGCTCAGCGAATCCGAGCTGATGGCGCTCGGCACCAAGGCCTTCACGGGCCTGGGCCTCGAAGAGAACGATGCGCGCGACGTGGCGCGCATCCTCGTCACGGCCGACCTCTTCGGACTTTCCACCCATGGCCTGAGCCGCATCGAGTCTTACGGCGAGCGGCTGGCCGTCAAGGGCATCAAGGCGCGGCCGCTCATCACGGTCGAGCAGGTGGCGCCGGCGCTGGTGCGCGTCGATGGCGACAACGGCGTCGGGCCGCTGGTGGGCATGCGCGCGCTCGAAGCGGCCATGGCCACGGCAAAACAGACGGGCGTGGGCGTGGCCTTTGCTCGGGGCAGCAACCATTTCGGGCCGGTCTCGCCCTACTCGCTCATCGCGGCGGAGGCGGGCTTCGCAAGCATCATCGGCAGCAATGCCACCACGACGATCGCGCCATGGGGCGGCAGCGATGCGCGCCTGGGCAACAGCCCGGTCGGCTTCGGCGTGCCGAACCCAGGCGGGCGGCCGTTCATGCTGGACATGGCCATCAGCGTGGTGGCCCGCGCGAAGATCCGCAACGCGCTCAAGCGCGGCGAGGCGATCCCCGACACCTGGGCCACCGACAAGGCCGGCCGCGCGACGACGGACCCGGCCGCGGCGCTCGACGGCTTCCTGTTGCCGATCGGCGGGCACAAGGGCTACGGCCTCGCGCTGATCGTGGACATGTTCGCGGGCCTGCTCTCGGGCGCGGCCTACCTCACGCATGTGAAGTCGTGGGTCGATGCGCCCGACGAGCCGCAGAACCTGGGGCACTTCTTCATCCTCATCGACACGCAGCGCCTGGGCTCCAACGCGTGGCTGGCCGAGCGCATGAACGACTTCGCGGCGATCCTGCACGACAGCCCGCCAGCCGATGCGGCGCGCCCGGTGCTGGTGCCCGGCGAGATCGAGCTGGACAACCTCGCGCGCCATCGGCGCGATGGCCTCGCGCTGGACCCGGCCGTGCGCGCATTGCTCGAACAGCACGCGGCCAACGCATGA